The Chiloscyllium punctatum isolate Juve2018m chromosome 30, sChiPun1.3, whole genome shotgun sequence genome includes a region encoding these proteins:
- the LOC140455493 gene encoding uncharacterized protein, translating into MGKRAFTCDVCDKSFSSSSTLLMHQHIHTGEKPFVCSQCGKSFSQSSKLLDHQRVHTGEKPFQCKVCDKSFSQLRYLRIHQCVHTGVKPFHCEVCDKSFSQSGYLRVHQRIHTGEKPFRCKVCDKSFSQSGYLHTHQRVHTGEKPFYCEVCDKSFSQAGYLRIHRRIHAGDKLFKCDVCDKSFPTSLRLLFHQRIHTGEKPFKCDLCDKSFSQSGNLQLHRRVHTGEKPFNCEVCDKSFSHSGSLTLHQRVHTGEKPFSCELCDKSFSWSGSLRIHRRMHTGEKPFKCEVCDKSFARAVFLRTHQRVHTGEKPFHCEVCDKSFTQAGYLHIHQRIHTGEKLFKCEVCDKSFPTSSGLLFHQRIHTGEKPFRCEVCDKSFSSSSNLRIHERVHTGEKPFQCEVCDKSFTQAGYLRTHQRIHTGEKLFKCEVCDKSFPTSQRLLIHQRIHTGEKPFRCEVCDKSFTQSGNLRTHQRVHTGENLLKC; encoded by the coding sequence ATGGGAAAAAGAGCATTCACATGCGATGTGTGCGACAAatcattctcatcatcatcaacCCTCCTCATGCACCAACACATTCATACAGGGGAGAAGCCATTCGTATGCAGTCAGTGTGGTAAATCATTCTCCCAGTCATCAAAACTCCTTGACCACCAacgtgtccacacgggggagaaacCATTCCAGTGTAAAGtgtgtgacaaatcattctcACAGTTACGATACCTTCGCATACACCAATGTGTCCACACGGGAGTGAAACCCTTTCATTGTGAAGTGTGCGACAAATCCTTCTCACAGTCAGGATACCTACGAGTACATCAACGCATCCACACAGGAGAGAAACCATTTCGATGCAAGGtgtgtgacaaatcattctcGCAGTCAGGATACCTGCATACACACCAACGTGTCCATACAGGAGAGAAACCTTTCTATTGTGAAGTGTGTGACAAATCCTTCTCACAGGCAGGTTACCTCCGCATACACAGACGTATTCATGCAGGAGATAAATTGTTTAAATGTGACGTTTGTGACAAGTCATTCCCCACTTCATTAAGACTCCTGTTCCATCAGAggattcacactggggagaaaccattcaaaTGTGACCTATGTGACAAGTCATTCTCACAgtcaggaaatctccagttacaTCGGCGtgttcacacaggggagaaaccattcaacTGTGAAGTATGTGACAAGTCTTTCTCACATTCAGGATCCCTGACCCTACACCAGCGTGtacacacaggggagaaaccattcagcTGTGAACTGTGTGACAAATCTTTCTCCTGGTCAGGATCCCTCCGCATACACCGACGTATGCACACAGGAGAGAAACCCTTTAAGTGTGAAGTGTGTGACAAATCATTTGCGCGAGCAGTATTCCTCCGTACACACCAACGTGTGCACACAGGAGAGAAACCCTTCCATTGTGAGGTGTGTGACAAATCATTCACACAGGCAGGATACCTGCACATACACCaacgtattcacacaggagagaaaTTGTTTAAGTGTGAAGTGTGTGACAAATCATTCCCCACGTCATCAGGACTCCTGTTCCATCAGAGGATTCATACTGGAGAAAAACCGTTCCGATGTGAAGtgtgtgacaaatcattctcATCGTCATCAAACCTCCGCATTCATGAACGTGTCCATACAGGAGAGAAACCTTTCCAGTGTGAGGTGTGTGACAAATCATTCACACAGGCAGGATACCTCCGCACACACCaacgtattcacacaggagagaaGTTGTTTAAGTGTGAGGTGTGTGACAAATCATTCCCCACTTCACAAAGACTCCTGATCCATCAGAGGATTCACACAGGAGAGAAACCATTCAGGTGTGAGGTGTGTGACAAATCGTTCACACAGTCAGGGAACCTTCGCACACACCAACGAGTACACACAGGAGAGAACTTGTTGAAGTGTTAG